From one Coffea eugenioides isolate CCC68of chromosome 11, Ceug_1.0, whole genome shotgun sequence genomic stretch:
- the LOC113753052 gene encoding BAG family molecular chaperone regulator 8, chloroplastic encodes MAAHHHQQLHHCHPTTTSTVCFCYYCSPNYTSSHLHPVSDPHPLHHLHHPPQTYYSPYGDGSNPNPPCTTQSGHHHHHQGLHYRPPPTDPEIERYFHHDQQRELTHTHPIVCSLLRRIAALESSLRHHSSSHSHSLRDSAARIIQTHFRAFLVRRSRTLRQLKDLASIKSTFNTLKSSVSKNPHLDPQLLFRKALGLLFKLDSVQGGDPMIRDGKKSISRELTGFLDLIDGVTVKKSEISAKMVTKNAPRKCGVLYNEHKSGTFACRNLAKNKRLEDLVDRIDALSTKVPIGDIAVDEEDLEIPGISRNRAARSGHPSDGLGAKVKKSVSFVENGKVYRIHRKGFEPVSVGDCDSSGDESYSVGAEGELKDDIRRKAEEVGEISFKDTLAEEEDESQDGESSKGSDGVEGPGYELRNEDGGFTFSAPLPMKMETKADIMDRRKGVKIVG; translated from the exons ATGGCTGCTCACCACCACCAGCAGCTCCACCACTGCCACCCTACCACCACCTCCACCGTGTGTTTCTGCTACTATTGCTCCCCCAACTACACCTCATCTCACCTCCATCCAGTTTCTGATCCTCATCCCCTTCACCATCTCCACCACCCTCCTCAAACCTACTACTCTCCTTACGGAGACGGCTCAAATCCAAATCCACCATGTACCACCCAAAGCGGTCACCATCACCACCATCAAGGACTGCATTACCGCCCTCCTCCGACTGACCCGGAAATAGAACGCTACTTTCATCACGACCAGCAGAGAGAATTAACCCACACCCACCCCATTGTTTGCTCTCTTCTCCGCCGCATAGCCGCCCTTGAGTCCTCCCTCCGCCACCACTCTTCTTCACATTCTCACTCCCTGCGTGACTCCGCCGCCCGTATCATTCAAACCCACTTCAGAGCCTTTCTGGTTCGCAGATCGAGAACCCTCCGGCAGCTCAAGGACCTTGCTTCCATCAAGTCAACTTTCAACACTCTCAAATCTTCCGTCTCAAAGAATCCTCACTTAGATCCTCAACTTCTGTTCCGCAAAGCCTTAGGATTGCTGTTCAAACTCGATTCCGTTCAG GGTGGCGATCCAATGATTAGAGATGGTAAAAAATCAATTAGCCGAGAATTAACTGGCTTCTTGGATTTAATTGATGGGGTTACCGTGAAAAAGTCTGAGATATCAGCTAAAATGGTTACAAAGAATGCCCCTAGGAAATGTGGGGTTTTGTATAATGAGCATAAAAGTGGCACCTTTGCTTGTCGTAATTTGGCGAAGAATAAGAGATTGGAGGATTTAGTTGACCGGATTGATGCATTGTCTACTAAAGTTCCTATTGGGGATATCGCGGTAGATGAGGAGGATCTTGAAATCCCTGGCATTTCACGGAATAGAGCTGCCCGTTCAGGCCACCCAAGTGATGGATTAGGAGCTAAAGTGAAGAAGAGCGTGAGCTTTGTGGAGAACGGTAAGGTGTACAGGATTCACAGAAAAGGGTTTGAACCAGTTTCAGTTGGGGACTGTGATAGTAGTGGTGATGAAAGTTATTCAGTTGGTGCTGAGGGTGAATTGAAGGACGACATTCGAAGGAAGGCTGAGGAAGTTGGGGAGATTTCGTTCAAGGATACTCTGGCCGAAGAGGAAGATGAATCGCAGGATGGGGAGTCCTCCAAAGGCAGCGATGGTGTGGAAGGTCCAGGATATGAATTGAGGAATGAAGATGGAGGTTTCACATTCTCTGCACCTTTGCCTATGAAGATGGAAACAAAAGCTGATATCATGGACAGAAGGAAGGGTGTAAAAATAGTGGGGTAG